Genomic window (Syngnathoides biaculeatus isolate LvHL_M chromosome 6, ASM1980259v1, whole genome shotgun sequence):
GAGTATGAGTAAGCCAGTCATGCGCTCCTAAGAGTCACAAATTCAGTTTCCCTTAATGCTTCTCTACTTGATGAGATGAGCACGAGGATTgatgacttggagaagaacatTGCAGACCTGATGACCCAAGCAGGCgtagaagaaaatgggggaacGCCTGAAAAGCCGAAAGAAGGTCAAGGCTCTTCATGAAGGCAAGACATTTTGTCCGTTCTGCCGAGCTGCATCTGATCCTCCAGGCATTGGGGTGGGGGACTATTTGCAAATGTCAATATATAAAGCTGATATAATCACATTGTGAgtcaagagattttttttttttaaacaggtgtATCTAACAACCAATGGTGTAATTAATGTATTCTTCTAAGTAAACACTTGTGTTCCCCTTACAGGTCCAGAGACACAACAGCCTGATCCTATGTACTGGAGCAGCAAAATTCCTAtcctgaaaatgacattgacttgtgtgatatctattttttttttttttaaaccgactGTTGTGACAAGTGGTTGTATTGATGTAAAGACAAGTGGAATGTTGTTTGTAAGATAGAAAAGTGTGTTTTTCCTGTTAGAACTTTAGTAGTGCAAGAATACAAATGGGTTTTATGCACATATAGGGATATTGTCCAATGTTGTTTATAGATTCTTGTGAAATGAAATGCCGGCTGATTGAGACATTGTTGCCCAGGCCTGTCATGACAATACTGCCACCAGAAAGTATACACACCCTTTTTTCAGCAtattttgcagtgttttttttttttgaaaatcggGTAGAGTAGTTTTCCATccttcaattttcttagccgcttatcctcacaaaggctgcggggagtgctggagcttatcccagctttgAGTAGttttacaaacaacaaaaagtatCCCATAATGACAAGGTAAAGGTAGTTTAagacagttgtgcaaatgtaTTGGAAAATGTAAATGGTCAAACATAGCTGCATAAGTATATACACCGTTGGTTTGATATTATGTTGAAGCACGTTTGGCACCTTTCtactttggtttcatcagaccagagaatttTATACTTGCACGTCTGAAAATATTTAAGGCTTCCATCTGGCCACTCTATCATAAAGACCTTTCAAGATTCTTCTATCTCTGCAAGGGAACATTGGAGCTCTGCCTTAGCGATCATATGGTTCTTGTTCACCTCTCTGACCAAGGTGCTTTTTCTCCAGCTACTCAGCTTAGTCGGAAGGCCAGATCTAGGAAGAGTCCCAGTGGTTctaacttcttccatttctgAATAATCGGGACCTTCAGTGCTGCTGAAAATCCTTTTGTATCCTTCCTCAGATTTTCGCCTTGACACAGTCTGGTCTGAGGTCTGCAGACAAGCTGCATTCCTATGTTTCTGCTTTGATATGCGCTGCCAAATACGAAACCTTTAAATAGACAAGTGTGTGCCATTCCAAATTCTGTTACATCAACGAAATATATAACGGCTGGACTCTATTGAACTTTTAGAAGCATTCAGGATAGTCAGATGCACCCGGGCATAAAGATGTGATTACATATGTACCTATTATGTTTGAATGTTTACATCTTTTATACATTTACAGAAATGTCTGAAAATGTTTACTTTGTCATTATGGGCAATTTTATGTcggtgtgaatactttctggtgGCACTGTATGTGACTTTGCAGGCTAATAAGATTAACACCTGACCTGCATTTTTGAAACTGTTCATGTACCGTGAGATGCATTCCTCTTAGATTttctataaaatatatttggtgCTAGGTGCTGATCAGGAGGTGATTTTGTAAAGTATTTTACAATGCGATTAACTGCATGGTACATGTTTTCTGTACAGTAGAGTCAATCCAAATAAACGGTGTTTAACAGACAATTGGGATTTCGATGCATAGGAACTTTtattcaaatacaaacaaaatacaacagTAATCTAATTAATAATGTGCTAAACACAGCAAACCAGTTGGAAAAAGAATACCTTGTCAAAACAGTGCTtgtaaaataaaagcacaagaaTGTTACAATTTGAACAGTTTACATAATGTAATTACACAGGTCCATTGATTGCGCTATAGCAATCACAATTGTCCAAGTGAAAAGTTAGAACTCAAAGTCCATTTCGGTCATGTCAATAGCCCAGGCAAACTTGTCCCTCTGGGTCTTATTGTAGATTTTTTCAATGGGTACCTCCATTTTTTTACACCTGAAATGAGTAAATAGTTAAGATTATATTCTGCAACATAGATAATTTaacctgtgtgtgtatatatttcatTTCTTCAAACTGTTTATAGAGATTGTGATATCCAACAACTAGATCATAAGTATAAATGAATCATTCTGTCTAACCTGCAGCtggtaaaatatttaaaaacaaatgcttaATTTTGGGTCTCGCAGGGACTGTATGTCCGCTATAAGATGTTTCAACAGGTGATATACTGTAGACTAATAGTTCcccaaatgttttgctttgctcCCCTTATTGGAGTGACATTTTCAGCCTCCCCCTACACCCATATATAGTATTCCTTCGGAATcaggaaaaacatgaaacagcTGTTCATGGTCGCGCCCCCCCATAACAGTGTGCCACCACCTTCCTTGAAAACCACTGCAGAGCAGCCGGCACGGTGTCGCAgatggaaaacgttggcctaacagttatgaagacccaggttcaatcccggccccacttcccacatcccaacaacatgcattcattgaagaccctaaattgcatCTAGGCCAGCCagattgttagtgcgactgttgtctgtctctatgtgccctgcgattggctgggaaccaattcagggattaccccacctccagcctgatgacagctgggattggctccagctctcccgtgaccctcgtgaggataagcgtctcagaaaatggatggatgacatagCCAAACATGAAGCAGCCACATAAGTGTATAACAAACTAGTAGCTCTTTGCATTAATTAATACCCAAGAAGTAGCTtagtttcaaaaaatatatcactCATGTCATATTccttaaatattgtttttaatcataattAACAATACCAAGCCATAATCGGCTAATAAACAGTAATcagcaaagaaaaataattacaagaaACGAACGCAAATACACTGATCAAACAAGGGGCTAGTTGATAGAATAAtaaattctaaaaatatatgAGTGACAGCcctaatatattttttgtgacatagatcccaaaataataatctcattttaaatattcattttaaacaCTCAACCAAAAAGTTGAGTGTTTGCCTCATGAACTTACCAAGCCACAGTGATTCGTGGATCAAGATAGTTGAGCTTGGAGGTACCGAGTGCAATCTGCTTGTTTTCCTCTCTGTCAGTGGCCTGGACTTCCAGCTTCAGGATACCCTCCTCACAACGTTTCACAGCTGCTTCCTTCTTCTCCACCAGTCTGAGTTATTATAGATCAGATGTCATCCACAAAAATACCGAGAGCAACAATCAGGATCATGATAGTTTTGTTAATGCGACATAGAACTATTCTGTCTTTCGAATGTGACATATGGGAGCTTCTTTCAGACGTTTTTAATTGGAATACTGTACTTACATCTGCAGCTTGGGGTCTGAGTTGCCTTTATCCTTGGCATCTTTCTTAGCTTGCTTCAGCTCCTTCTTGGCAAGAGTCAACTGCTCTTTTCTTGCAACAATCTGATTGAAAGAAATTAAGACACTGTGAATATAAGCGTTGTCAGAATGGTTCCAAGACTGGTATCACAAAACctgtatttcaaatccaaactgtCAACTCCCACTTCATTTCCCCCTTCAATATAATCGACCTGGAGTCCAACACAATTTGGGGCATGCCCTCATCTGCTCTTGAAAGGATTGTTCATGCCAACTTGAtgatgtgatttctggatttttctttttatattatttttctcacagtggacatgcatatacaatgaaaatttcagaccccttaatgatttctaagtgggagaccttgcaatatagcagggtgttcaaatacttttcttcactgtatttgttgctactgcacccaACATCAGAAATGATACCCCTTGAGTTAGTTataacttaaacgaagacaaaaaaatgaagataagGGATAGTTGCgcagccacttttaaaagaaatgtgacctCACTCTGGCCGATGTCACggccaaaccggaagcaaaacaacatgagctaaCTGCTAACTAACAAAACTAAGTACTACGATCATAATAGGGACGTTTAAAAACAAATCGggatagcgcacacaattgaaaagctcgcttttttaaaagtgcccattacgctcatttctatgtagtttgagctctcattTTAATTGCAACCTGACACTATGAAGAGTTGCGACAGAATGTAGCCGAACGGGTGCAAGAAGCTGCGCTGGTAGGACGGTGGACTTTCCCCTCAAAGTGCTGACAATAATGAAGACTAAAGGGAATAAttactcttgggattcaaaaaatgtttccttacaAATgtcatggatggcacagaggatgacatgctgtgggacaAAGAAgagatcactgttcatgaatgcaggagccaccagaactggaccaagtcatcaatgatgagtttgacagtgatgcaccaaacatatctacgatggatattttttagattggagatgagtcggatgcagcttttgaagtcttggccaaagaTGTATAGTGtcgtggataaactgcactatgcataAACATTTTAtggacaaatatttaatgcaaaagatGGTTGTGTTAAATCctgcatttatttaagactgtaatgtgtgttatcaacagaattaataaaatgtcatgctattgttgagcatttattttagacGGTTGAggaattctgttctgacaattgcagggaccaggacaagcgtgtcctgtggcctgtcccgagatatatataTTACCGTTGCATCAGTatatgcacaaagattattatgaatgatgactttttgtaaaacaatacaagaacaaaaaatactaacctaatattttgagcatgcggatagcagcaaattagtggtgcgcgttgtacattggtagaagggttttcccgatttttttaggtcaactttgggggtgcgtattatactcgaaaaattacagtattttgctcCCTGTATTCAAAATCAAGAACTAGCTTTTGTGCATACTATTCTGTGTTTTTAGCCATGATGAAGGTGTCCCAATGTTTAACTTTAATATTACTAAGTGACTGACTAATTGATCCATTACATTGactgattgaattaaaaaattcaaaggcatTGCTTATGCTACGTCCACTTTCTGGTATACTCAAATACTTTGCTATGTGCCAGCAGAGATGCTTTCCTATTGATGGCTAGTAGAACATTGTCGATGACAATTTTAACTTCCTTTGGGTTCTATTTGTCTACCAGTGTCAACTCATTCCTTTTCTCTGTCTTTGGCGCTCTTCCCCAATGAAGTACCGATCCCGATTCCCAACTTAAATCTGCGTCCAATTCAAATTGCTTTCAAATGTGTGCGGAATGTGACGCTTGAGACAGTCCAGCTTTCATTCTGTCCTCACATATCCCTCCGTAAACTCGCTTTCTACTTTGGCGCCCCAAAACACTTTATtgaccagacctttctcgctCGAGAGAAAATTTCATCCACTTTCACCGTTTTTTCCTTCTATTTGCACATAcgctgacagtcattgcattttaaaataaagagcatttctttttttactttcaccatTATCACCGAGGGTAAACAGGAAGCGTGTCTAGATCCTTTCTGCTTTGCTAACTCAacaccggtggtgggcggcgCATAAGGACGCTGTCATTGTAAATGTTGGTTAATGGGCTGTATAAGTACGCGTGTGAATTGGATGCAGCCAGCCATAGTCACCCCTTATTcactgaatcacattgcaaaatgctaaAAACTGAATAATTGTATGTTATAT
Coding sequences:
- the hsbp1b gene encoding heat shock factor-binding protein 1b, whose product is MADTDPKSVQDFTNVVQTLLQQMQDKFQTMSDQIIGRIDEMSTRIDDLEKNIADLMTQAGVEENGGTPEKPKEGQGSS